A genomic window from Solanum stenotomum isolate F172 chromosome 10, ASM1918654v1, whole genome shotgun sequence includes:
- the LOC125842092 gene encoding ubiquinol oxidase 2, mitochondrial-like — translation MITRGASRLARSMMSHIGPRYYSIICPVAGNEAGNGVVTGASFNFLHGNSIKGFEKTMVTYVKYFSTMNSHNNTSTMNLRDKEKNEEHNGQRNADQSGGEVNATALSSGGNNNNNNNKGIVSYWGIQPPKVTKEDGTPWKWNCFMPWETYKADLSIDMKKHHVPITLLDKVAYWTVKALRVPTDLFFQKRYGCRAMMLETVAAVPGMVGGMLLHCKSLRRFEHSGGWIKALLEEAENERMHLMTFMELSKPKWYERALVLIIQGIFFNVYFMTYILSPKLAHRIVGYLEEEAIHSYTQFLKELDEGNIENVAAPAIAIDYWRLTQDATLKDVVMVVRADEAHHRDVNHFASDIYYHGQELKDCPAPLGYH, via the exons ATGATTACACGTGGCGCATCGAGGTTGGCGCGTTCTATGATGTCTCACATTGGTCCACGTTACTATTCAATTATATGTCCGGTGGCCGGAAATGAAGCCGGAAACGGAGTTGTTACCGGTGCATCATTCAATTTCTTGCATGGAAATTCTATCAAGGGTTTCGAAAAGACGATGGTGACATACGTTAAGTACTTTTCAACTATGAATTCGCATAACAACACAAGTACAATGAATTTGAGGGACAAGGAGAAAAATGAAGAACATAATGGTCAAAGAAATGCTGATCAGAGCGGTGGCGAAGTCAACGCCACCGCTCTTAGTAGTGgtggaaataataataataataataataaaggtaTCGTTAGCTATTGGGGTATTCAACCCCCTAAGGTTACGAAAGAAGATGGTACACCATGGAAGTGGAATTGCTTTATG CCATGGGAGACATACAAGGCAGATTTATCGATTGATATGAAAAAACACCATGTGCCTATTACATTGTTGGATAAAGTGGCTTATTGGACTGTCAAGGCCCTTAGGGTACCCACGGACTTATTTTTTCAG AAGAGGTATGGTTGTCGTGCAATGATGTTGGAAACTGTGGCGGCAGTCCCCGGCATGGTAGGAGGAATGTTGTTACATTGTAAATCTTTAAGGAGATTCGAGCACAGTGGTGGTTGGATCAAAGCACTATTAGAAGAAGCAGAAAATGAAAGAATGCACTTAATGACATTCATggaattatcaaaaccaaaatgGTATGAACGTGCACTTGTCTTAATAATACAAGGCATATTCTTCAATGTTTATTTTATGACCTATATTTTGTCACCAAAATTGGCACATCGAATTGTTGGTTACTTAGAAGAAGAAGCTATTCATTCCTACACTCAATTTCTTAAAGAATTAGATGagggaaatattgaaaatgtaGCTGCACCGGCTATTGCTATTGATTATTGGCGTTTGACGCAAGACGCGACTCTTAAAGATGTTGTCATGGTGGTTAGGGCGGATGAGGCTCATCATCGAGATGTCAACCACTTTGCATCG GATATTTATTACCATGGACAAGAACTGAAGGACTGTCCAGCTCCACTTGGGTATCACTGA
- the LOC125842280 gene encoding uncharacterized protein LOC125842280 isoform X2 → MVISGVKASSVAMVSIDICSRCDFDGRVGCWIGNEKGKWNKLAAAAASTKAPKLGMSISPLPSSAALAETRWSSQAKFYKEVLKDAREKFTQEISFQSKDKDISLAKALLYVASEDEAFMDFNREMDSYSLQNERRSTSLPSDTLDWKCVEAMPLAGKNMSEWMAELDSIAREVEAELVPRDIGCHLVEVLEAVNVVLFKSRSFKRSSVIVDSKCSYLHSVLSSGYCSAILLSVIYIEVCRRLNLTIVGSRIGEEFLIWPQTGNPEELFKVTSGHSLFGIVNGKCVDDPRSMASDINSNSLSELEIATNRDIIGIALANLMRIHWKRASRANHGLMLTSPLRSVDKSDEKFKKTEASTVPLLRPQDLRLAIMASQRLLILQPHNWALRRDHGMMLYYSREYEEAVQELSICMVFAPEEEAEVLEAFVEKLHLLRLESSWKNLERKGRLTVT, encoded by the exons ATGGTTATCAGTGGTGTGAAAGCATCTTCAGTAGCTATGGTTTCTATAGACATTTGCAGCag GTGTGATTTTGATGGTCGCGTTGGATGTTGGATTGGGAATGAGAAAGGAAAATGGAACAAACTGGCTGCTGCTGCTGCAAGTACAAAGGCACCTAAATTGGGAATGAGCATTTCACCTTTGCCTTCCTCTGCTGCTCTAGCAGAAACCCGATGGTCCTCGCAAGCCAAGTTCTATAAGGAG GTTTTGAAAGATGCTAGGGAAAAGTTTACACAGGAGATATCATTTCAGTCCAAGGACAAAGATATATCCCTGGCAAAG GCTTTGCTCTACGTTGCTTCTGAAGACGAGGCATTTATGGATTTCAACCGGGAAATGGATTCTTATTCACTCCAAAATGAACGAAGATCTACTTCACTGCCATCTGATACGCTAGACTGGAAGTGCGTAGAAGCCATGCCTCTGGCTGGAAAGAATATGAGTGAGTGGATGGCCGAGTTAGATTCCATTGCAAGGGAAGTTGAGGCAGAGCTAGTTCCGAGAGATATAGGATGCCATTTGGTTGAAGTTTTGGAAGCAGTGAATGTTGTTCTTTTTAAGTCGAGGAGTTTCAAAAGGTCATCCGTGATAGTGGACTCAAAATGTTCATACCTCCATTCAGTGTTAAGCTCTGGATATTGTAGCG CAATTTTGCTTAGCGTCATTTACATCGAAGTTTGTCGAAGACTTAATCTAACCATTGTGGGATCTCGAATTGGAGAAGAATTCTTGATATGGCCCCAAACCGGAAACCCTGAG GAGCTATTCAAGGTTACTTCTGGTCACAGCTTGTTTGGTATTGTTAACGGGAAGTGCGTTGATGACCCTAGATCAATGGCCTCGGACATCAATAGCAATTCACTGTCGGAGCTTGAGATTGCAACAAACCGAGATATTATCGGAATTGCTTTGGCTAATCTCATG AGGATTCATTGGAAACGTGCGTCAAGAGCAAATCATGGTTTGATGCTGACTTCTCCACTTAGGTCTGTGGATAAGTCTGACGAGAAGTTTAAGAAGACCGAGGCTTCAACTGTACCTTTGCTGAGGCCTCAAGATTTGAG GCTGGCTATTATGGCTTCGCAAAGATTGCTGATTCTGCAGCCACACAATTGGGCTCTGAGGAGAGACCACGGCATGATGTTGTACTATAGCAG GGAATACGAGGAGGCGGTCCAGGAGCTTAGCATTTGCATGGTCTTTGCACCAGAAGAAGAGGCTGAAGTTCTAGAGGCATTTGTTGAGAAGTTACACCTACTACGGCTCGAGTCATCATGGAAGAATCTGGAACGTAAAGGTCGGTTAACAGTTACTTGA
- the LOC125842280 gene encoding uncharacterized protein LOC125842280 isoform X3 has translation MVISGVKASSVAMVSIDICSRIIRCDFDGRVGCWIGNEKGKWNKLAAAAASTKAPKLGMSISPLPSSAALAETRWSSQAKFYKEVLKDAREKFTQEISFQSKDKDISLAKALLYVASEDEAFMDFNREMDSYSLQNERRSTSLPSDTLDWKCVEAMPLAGKNMSEWMAELDSIAREVEAELVPRDIGCHLVEVLEAVNVVLFKSRSFKRSSVIVDSKCSYLHSVLSSGYCSAILLSVIYIEVCRRLNLTIVGSRIGEEFLIWPQTGNPEELFKVTSGHSLFGIVNGKCVDDPRSMASDINSNSLSELEIATNRDIIGIALANLMRIHWKRASRANHGLMLTSPLRSVDKSDEKFKKTEASTVPLLRPQDLRFKMLICNIWHEKRRTANNFGYIIILIDSNFLQKNKQT, from the exons ATGGTTATCAGTGGTGTGAAAGCATCTTCAGTAGCTATGGTTTCTATAGACATTTGCAGCag GATCATCAGGTGTGATTTTGATGGTCGCGTTGGATGTTGGATTGGGAATGAGAAAGGAAAATGGAACAAACTGGCTGCTGCTGCTGCAAGTACAAAGGCACCTAAATTGGGAATGAGCATTTCACCTTTGCCTTCCTCTGCTGCTCTAGCAGAAACCCGATGGTCCTCGCAAGCCAAGTTCTATAAGGAG GTTTTGAAAGATGCTAGGGAAAAGTTTACACAGGAGATATCATTTCAGTCCAAGGACAAAGATATATCCCTGGCAAAG GCTTTGCTCTACGTTGCTTCTGAAGACGAGGCATTTATGGATTTCAACCGGGAAATGGATTCTTATTCACTCCAAAATGAACGAAGATCTACTTCACTGCCATCTGATACGCTAGACTGGAAGTGCGTAGAAGCCATGCCTCTGGCTGGAAAGAATATGAGTGAGTGGATGGCCGAGTTAGATTCCATTGCAAGGGAAGTTGAGGCAGAGCTAGTTCCGAGAGATATAGGATGCCATTTGGTTGAAGTTTTGGAAGCAGTGAATGTTGTTCTTTTTAAGTCGAGGAGTTTCAAAAGGTCATCCGTGATAGTGGACTCAAAATGTTCATACCTCCATTCAGTGTTAAGCTCTGGATATTGTAGCG CAATTTTGCTTAGCGTCATTTACATCGAAGTTTGTCGAAGACTTAATCTAACCATTGTGGGATCTCGAATTGGAGAAGAATTCTTGATATGGCCCCAAACCGGAAACCCTGAG GAGCTATTCAAGGTTACTTCTGGTCACAGCTTGTTTGGTATTGTTAACGGGAAGTGCGTTGATGACCCTAGATCAATGGCCTCGGACATCAATAGCAATTCACTGTCGGAGCTTGAGATTGCAACAAACCGAGATATTATCGGAATTGCTTTGGCTAATCTCATG AGGATTCATTGGAAACGTGCGTCAAGAGCAAATCATGGTTTGATGCTGACTTCTCCACTTAGGTCTGTGGATAAGTCTGACGAGAAGTTTAAGAAGACCGAGGCTTCAACTGTACCTTTGCTGAGGCCTCAAGATTTGAG GTTCAAGATGCTAATATGCAACATTTGGCATGAGAAAAGGAGAACCGCGAATAATTTTGGCtacattattattcttattgATTCTAACTTCCtacaaaaaaacaaacaaacttgA
- the LOC125842280 gene encoding uncharacterized protein LOC125842280 isoform X1 has protein sequence MVISGVKASSVAMVSIDICSRIIRCDFDGRVGCWIGNEKGKWNKLAAAAASTKAPKLGMSISPLPSSAALAETRWSSQAKFYKEVLKDAREKFTQEISFQSKDKDISLAKALLYVASEDEAFMDFNREMDSYSLQNERRSTSLPSDTLDWKCVEAMPLAGKNMSEWMAELDSIAREVEAELVPRDIGCHLVEVLEAVNVVLFKSRSFKRSSVIVDSKCSYLHSVLSSGYCSAILLSVIYIEVCRRLNLTIVGSRIGEEFLIWPQTGNPEELFKVTSGHSLFGIVNGKCVDDPRSMASDINSNSLSELEIATNRDIIGIALANLMRIHWKRASRANHGLMLTSPLRSVDKSDEKFKKTEASTVPLLRPQDLRLAIMASQRLLILQPHNWALRRDHGMMLYYSREYEEAVQELSICMVFAPEEEAEVLEAFVEKLHLLRLESSWKNLERKGRLTVT, from the exons ATGGTTATCAGTGGTGTGAAAGCATCTTCAGTAGCTATGGTTTCTATAGACATTTGCAGCag GATCATCAGGTGTGATTTTGATGGTCGCGTTGGATGTTGGATTGGGAATGAGAAAGGAAAATGGAACAAACTGGCTGCTGCTGCTGCAAGTACAAAGGCACCTAAATTGGGAATGAGCATTTCACCTTTGCCTTCCTCTGCTGCTCTAGCAGAAACCCGATGGTCCTCGCAAGCCAAGTTCTATAAGGAG GTTTTGAAAGATGCTAGGGAAAAGTTTACACAGGAGATATCATTTCAGTCCAAGGACAAAGATATATCCCTGGCAAAG GCTTTGCTCTACGTTGCTTCTGAAGACGAGGCATTTATGGATTTCAACCGGGAAATGGATTCTTATTCACTCCAAAATGAACGAAGATCTACTTCACTGCCATCTGATACGCTAGACTGGAAGTGCGTAGAAGCCATGCCTCTGGCTGGAAAGAATATGAGTGAGTGGATGGCCGAGTTAGATTCCATTGCAAGGGAAGTTGAGGCAGAGCTAGTTCCGAGAGATATAGGATGCCATTTGGTTGAAGTTTTGGAAGCAGTGAATGTTGTTCTTTTTAAGTCGAGGAGTTTCAAAAGGTCATCCGTGATAGTGGACTCAAAATGTTCATACCTCCATTCAGTGTTAAGCTCTGGATATTGTAGCG CAATTTTGCTTAGCGTCATTTACATCGAAGTTTGTCGAAGACTTAATCTAACCATTGTGGGATCTCGAATTGGAGAAGAATTCTTGATATGGCCCCAAACCGGAAACCCTGAG GAGCTATTCAAGGTTACTTCTGGTCACAGCTTGTTTGGTATTGTTAACGGGAAGTGCGTTGATGACCCTAGATCAATGGCCTCGGACATCAATAGCAATTCACTGTCGGAGCTTGAGATTGCAACAAACCGAGATATTATCGGAATTGCTTTGGCTAATCTCATG AGGATTCATTGGAAACGTGCGTCAAGAGCAAATCATGGTTTGATGCTGACTTCTCCACTTAGGTCTGTGGATAAGTCTGACGAGAAGTTTAAGAAGACCGAGGCTTCAACTGTACCTTTGCTGAGGCCTCAAGATTTGAG GCTGGCTATTATGGCTTCGCAAAGATTGCTGATTCTGCAGCCACACAATTGGGCTCTGAGGAGAGACCACGGCATGATGTTGTACTATAGCAG GGAATACGAGGAGGCGGTCCAGGAGCTTAGCATTTGCATGGTCTTTGCACCAGAAGAAGAGGCTGAAGTTCTAGAGGCATTTGTTGAGAAGTTACACCTACTACGGCTCGAGTCATCATGGAAGAATCTGGAACGTAAAGGTCGGTTAACAGTTACTTGA
- the LOC125841861 gene encoding protein root UVB sensitive 1, chloroplastic, producing MSYAGHPLSLSRLTSPPFPLLPPLTTAVFSAATRYTPLFSPVKFHRLSLLRSSGSRDNYIGNGGGGAGGNGKNNGGSGGGYWWSNFFNFDKRRSLLLLPIFRNEDTFIDSVLSCKPLLLFLVSASSSITCCLLLASFVQAKTNNGEIVYEIRGGKRFELVPDYSKDEFVLTKTMWSRLLPDSKSGSFVSNLWMQCKELTTTLLLPEGFPESVTSDYLEYALWRGVQGVAAQISGVLATQALLYAVGLGKGAIPTAAAVNWVLKDGIGYLSKILLSNYGRHFDVNPKSWRLFADLLENAAYGLEILTPAFPHLFVPIGAVAGAGRSAASLIQAATRSCFYAGFAAQRNFAEVIAKGEAQGMVSKAIGIMLGIALANCTRSSTSLALASFGVVTWIHMFCNLKSYHSIQLRTLNPYRASLVFSEYLLSGLVPSVKEVNDEEPLFPAAILNLKAAYETQTEVLSVHAKQAAAGIVRRLQLGSKLSDVATSREDVLALFELYKNEGYILSEHEGRFCIVLKESSSPQDMLKSLFHVNYLYWLETNAGIKSSSVANDCRPGGRLQMSLEYVEREFNHVKTDGEVAGWVTDSLIARPLPNRIRLDYTAVSSVAEG from the exons ATGAGCTACGCTGGCCACCCTCTCTCTCTTTCCCGTTTGACTTCACCGCCGTTTCCCCTCCTTCCTCCGCTGACCACCGCCGTGTTCTCCGCCGCCACCCGTTACACTCCTCTTTTCTCTCCCGTTAAATTCCATAGGCTGTCTCTTCTTCGGAGTTCAGGCAGCCGAGATAACTACATCGGAAACGGCGGTGGCGGTGCTGGTGGAAACGGTAAAAACAACGGCGGTAGTGGCGGCGGTTATTGGTGGagcaatttcttcaattttgataAGAGAAGATCTCTTCTCCTCCTTCCTATTTTTAGAAATGAAGATACTTTTATCGATTCCGTATTATCGTGTAAACCATTGTTATTGTTCCTTGTAtcagcttcttcttcaattactTGCTGCTTACTGTTAGCTTCATTTGTACAAGCAAAAACTAATAATGGAGAAATTGTGTATGAAATTAGAGGAGGAAAACGGTTTGAACTTGTGCCAGATTATTCAAAGGATGAATTTGTTCTTACTAAGACAATGTGGTCACGGTTATTGCCTGATTCGAAATCGGGGAGTTTTGTTTCCAATTTGTGGATGCAATGCAAGGAATTAACGACGACTTTGTTGCTTCCTGAGGGATTTCCGGAGAGTGTTACAAGTGATTACTTGGAGTATGCCCTTTGGAGAGGGGTTCAAGGTGTTGCTGCACAAATTAGTGGTGTTCTTGCAACTCAG GCCTTGCTTTATGCTGTTGGATTAGGGAAAGGGGCTATTCCTACTGCTGCTGCTGTCAATTGGGTGCTTAAGGATGGCATTGGATATCTAAGCAAGATTCTTTTGTCGAACTATGGCAGGCATTTTGATGTCAATCCTAAGAGCTGGAGGCTGTTTGCCGATCTTTTGGAGAATGCTGCTTATGGCCTAGAGATTTTGACCCCTGCATTCCCACATCTGTTTGTTCCTATCGGAGCTGTTGCTGGAGCAGGGAGATCAGCTGCTTCCTTAATCCAG GCTGCTACAAGGAGCTGCTTCTATGCGGGTTTTGCCGCTCAGAGGAATTTCGCTGAG GTGATTGCAAAGGGTGAAGCTCAAGGAATGGTGAGCAAAGCTATTGGAATCATGCTTGGCATTGCACTGGCTAACTGCACCCGCTCTTCTACATCTCTTGCTCTTGCCTCTTTTGGGGTGGTAACTTGGATCCACATGTTCTGTAATCTGAAGTCATATCACTCAATTCAACTAAGGACTTTAAATCCTTATCGTGCAA GTCTAGTCTTCAGTGAATATCTGCTCAGTGGTCTAGTTCCTTCTGTTAAAGAGGTCAATGATGAGGAGCCCCTTTTTCCAGCTGCTATTTTAAATCTAAAGGCAGCATATGAA ACACAAACGGAAGTGCTTTCTGTTCATGCTAAGCAAGCAGCTGCAGGGATTGTGCGACGGTTGCAGCTGGGTTCTAAACTTTCTGATGTTGCTACAAGCCGAGAAGATGTGCTTGCTCTGTTTGAACTGTACAAGAATGAAGGTTACATTTTGAGTGAGCATGAAGGAAGATTTTGC ATTGTGCTGAAAGAAAGTTCATCACCACAAGATATGTTGAAGTCATTGTTTCATGTCAATTACCTGTACTGGTTGGAGACAAATGCAGGAATCAAGTCGAGCAGTGTAGCTAATGACTGCAGGCCTGGGGGAAGGCTTCAGATGTCTTTGGAGTATGTTGAGAGAGAGTTTAACCATGTCAAAACTGATGGTGAGGTAGCAGGTTGGGTAACTGACAGTCTCATTGCGAGGCCTTTGCCAAATCGGATTCGCTTGGATTACACAGCTGTATCTTCTGTTGCAGAAGGTTGA